In one window of Chitinophagales bacterium DNA:
- a CDS encoding outer membrane beta-barrel protein, with translation MRSIILFVSFFILSAFAVQAQKTSGSVQGRITDTLNKQSLKDASVTVLNKADSSLIKFTLAKADGSFEIADLPFGTHLLLVSFQSYGSVYETFTIDRNNPDKRFTTIYLQPVANQLGDVVVKASPIVVKKDTIDFNANMFKTKPNANTEDLLKKLPGMEVDRDGNVKAQGQNVTRVLVDGKRFFGDDPKLATRNLPTDVIDRIQVIDALSDQAAFSGFDDGNREKTINIITKKDRRKGWFGKASIGAGSDGRYENSLSVNRFNGNQQISFIGQGNNTNKQSFSVQDILGSFGGGNLGGGGRGGAGGGAVAIGGLGGGAFRQAGNFVSNLGNGGNGIIETWAGGLNYRDVWSKKTEAYGSYFYNNTQVNRVQDRITQNVLSDTASLFNNQNSLTNNRNQNHRFNFNIETRLDSFTSIIFRPNVSFQESENNVTTNTLGTRNKLTNVNNASYTGNSKNKGMSGGGELLFRHRFKTAGRSVSVSANLTASSNDGSGSSYTTQIIFRDPMPARFDTLDQRFTSYSDSRNFSTNVSYTEPIAKGQLLEFSYNYGNNESKSGRETFRFNKANGLYDIKDTTQTNLFRNTFESHRAGLNYRIQKNQLNFSFGGAVQWASLTSINDSRSTTISQNVVNFFPNANLTWNKNRTKNLRINYRGATNQPNANQLQPVFDLTNPLSVSGGNPSLKPEFRHNFNMFWSSFDVMKQTNFFTSLNFSATQNRIANSTIVYLPGTALPPGIPTGSVQPGAIINIPLNLNGQYSLSGFMNFGFPLKKPKSNLNFGTNGSYNQDVSLINSKKNYNRNLNITQSITWVMNIKERFDFNLTSRSSFNAVRNTVNSSQNQNFFTQSLDWDMTWSSKSGWMLISDFTLTAYMGRTDGFNRTIPLWTPSIAKQVFKNKSGEVRLSVFDILNKNVFIDRTVSGNTITDVQTVVLKQYFMLSFTYNLRRFGAGQGPGNPFMNMMRQGGGGNMMMMRPPGSGRGGN, from the coding sequence ATGAGATCAATTATACTTTTTGTTAGTTTTTTCATTCTTAGTGCTTTTGCCGTTCAGGCACAAAAAACCAGTGGTTCTGTACAGGGCCGTATCACAGATACGCTGAATAAGCAATCGCTGAAAGATGCATCTGTTACGGTGCTGAATAAAGCAGATTCTTCCTTGATCAAGTTTACATTGGCCAAAGCAGATGGCAGTTTTGAGATTGCTGACCTGCCTTTCGGCACCCATTTATTACTTGTGAGTTTCCAGAGCTATGGTTCTGTGTATGAAACCTTTACTATCGATCGTAACAATCCTGATAAGCGTTTTACGACAATCTATCTGCAACCTGTTGCCAATCAGTTGGGTGATGTTGTAGTAAAAGCTTCACCAATTGTGGTGAAAAAGGACACGATTGATTTCAACGCGAATATGTTTAAGACCAAACCCAATGCCAATACAGAAGATTTGTTGAAAAAGCTGCCGGGTATGGAAGTTGACAGAGATGGTAATGTAAAAGCACAGGGACAAAATGTAACAAGGGTTCTGGTTGACGGTAAGCGTTTCTTTGGTGACGATCCCAAATTAGCAACACGTAACCTGCCAACAGATGTGATTGATCGTATTCAGGTAATTGATGCATTGAGCGATCAAGCAGCATTTTCCGGCTTTGATGATGGTAATCGTGAGAAGACAATCAATATCATCACCAAAAAAGACAGACGTAAGGGTTGGTTTGGTAAAGCTTCTATCGGTGCGGGTTCAGATGGACGTTATGAGAACAGTTTAAGTGTGAACAGATTCAACGGCAATCAACAAATTTCATTTATCGGTCAGGGTAACAATACCAATAAGCAAAGCTTTTCTGTACAGGATATCCTCGGTTCTTTTGGTGGTGGTAATCTTGGTGGCGGCGGAAGAGGCGGTGCAGGTGGTGGCGCAGTTGCTATTGGTGGTTTGGGTGGTGGCGCTTTTCGTCAGGCAGGAAATTTTGTCAGCAACTTAGGTAATGGTGGTAATGGAATCATCGAAACATGGGCCGGTGGTTTAAACTATCGCGATGTGTGGAGCAAAAAGACGGAAGCTTACGGAAGCTATTTCTATAACAATACACAGGTAAATCGTGTGCAGGATAGAATTACGCAAAACGTATTAAGTGATACTGCTTCATTGTTCAATAATCAGAATAGTCTAACGAATAATCGTAACCAAAACCATCGTTTCAATTTTAATATTGAAACCAGGTTGGACTCATTTACATCAATCATCTTCCGTCCAAATGTTTCATTTCAGGAAAGTGAAAACAATGTAACTACGAACACACTTGGTACACGCAATAAACTCACAAACGTAAACAACGCATCATACACCGGTAATAGTAAGAATAAGGGTATGAGTGGTGGTGGTGAATTATTGTTCAGACACCGTTTTAAAACTGCTGGCAGAAGCGTTAGTGTTAGTGCAAACCTCACTGCTTCCAGTAATGATGGTTCTGGAAGTTCTTATACAACGCAAATCATCTTCAGAGATCCGATGCCAGCCCGATTCGATACATTGGATCAGCGTTTTACCAGTTATTCAGATAGTCGCAATTTCAGTACCAACGTGTCTTATACAGAGCCTATTGCTAAAGGGCAATTACTGGAGTTTAGCTATAATTATGGGAATAATGAGAGTAAGTCTGGCAGGGAAACCTTCCGTTTCAATAAAGCCAATGGCTTGTATGATATCAAGGATACTACACAGACTAACTTATTCCGAAATACTTTTGAATCGCATCGTGCAGGTTTAAACTATCGCATTCAAAAGAATCAGCTCAACTTCAGTTTTGGTGGTGCAGTGCAGTGGGCATCTTTGACCAGCATCAATGATAGCCGCTCTACTACCATTAGTCAGAATGTGGTGAACTTCTTCCCTAACGCGAACTTGACTTGGAATAAGAACAGAACCAAAAATCTTCGTATCAATTATCGGGGGGCTACCAATCAGCCTAATGCTAATCAGTTGCAGCCGGTGTTTGATTTAACTAACCCACTTAGTGTGAGTGGTGGTAATCCATCGCTTAAGCCTGAGTTCAGACATAATTTCAATATGTTCTGGTCTTCTTTTGATGTGATGAAGCAAACCAATTTCTTCACTTCATTGAATTTCAGCGCTACGCAGAATCGTATTGCAAATTCAACCATTGTGTATCTGCCCGGCACAGCTTTGCCTCCAGGTATTCCAACAGGTAGCGTACAGCCCGGTGCCATCATCAATATTCCGCTTAACCTTAATGGACAGTATAGCCTGAGTGGTTTTATGAATTTTGGTTTCCCATTGAAGAAGCCAAAGAGTAATCTGAACTTTGGAACGAATGGTAGCTATAATCAAGATGTGAGTTTGATCAACAGCAAGAAAAACTATAACCGCAATCTGAATATCACACAAAGTATTACATGGGTGATGAATATCAAGGAGCGTTTTGATTTCAACCTCACCAGCCGTTCTTCTTTTAATGCCGTTCGTAACACGGTAAATAGTTCTCAAAACCAGAACTTCTTCACCCAGAGTCTCGACTGGGATATGACCTGGTCGTCTAAATCAGGTTGGATGCTGATTAGTGATTTTACACTAACAGCGTATATGGGCAGAACAGATGGCTTCAATAGAACCATTCCCTTGTGGACACCTTCTATCGCGAAGCAAGTGTTTAAGAACAAGAGTGGTGAAGTGCGTTTGAGTGTGTTTGATATCCTGAATAAAAACGTATTTATCGATCGTACGGTGAGTGGCAATACCATCACCGATGTGCAAACTGTAGTACTGAAGCAATACTTCATGTTGAGCTTTACTTATAACCTTCGTCGCTTTGGAGCAGGGCAGGGTCCTGGTAACCCATTCATGAATATGATGCGTCAGGGAGGTGGAGGCAATATGATGATGATGCGCCCACCCGGCTCAGGAAGAGGTGGAAACTAA
- a CDS encoding GNAT family N-acetyltransferase, with protein sequence MAASAKARGTGIAKRTPEYVAEKILEGKAVIAVTKTGEWVGFCYIETWSHGEYVANSGLIVAPEYRKSGMAKAIKKKIFELSREKYPNAKLFGLTTGLAVMKINSELGYEPVTYSELTQDEAFWAGCKSCVNYDILMSKERKNCMCTAMLYDPKDHYEPEETKQYFEKKKKVFERLLHAKQVKLLKNLLKRDKSEGGGGSKTFLRSLFHL encoded by the coding sequence ATGGCTGCTTCAGCCAAAGCCCGTGGTACAGGTATTGCCAAGCGTACACCAGAATATGTGGCGGAAAAGATTCTGGAAGGCAAGGCCGTTATTGCTGTTACTAAAACCGGTGAATGGGTTGGTTTCTGCTATATAGAAACATGGAGCCACGGTGAGTATGTTGCAAATAGCGGCTTAATTGTTGCGCCTGAGTATCGCAAAAGCGGTATGGCCAAAGCCATTAAGAAGAAAATCTTTGAACTGAGCCGCGAGAAATACCCCAACGCTAAATTGTTTGGATTAACAACCGGACTTGCTGTGATGAAAATCAACAGCGAATTGGGTTATGAACCGGTGACCTATTCTGAGTTAACACAAGATGAAGCTTTTTGGGCAGGGTGCAAGAGTTGCGTGAATTATGATATTTTGATGAGCAAAGAGCGTAAGAACTGCATGTGTACAGCTATGCTCTATGATCCCAAAGATCATTATGAGCCTGAGGAAACCAAGCAATACTTTGAAAAGAAGAAAAAGGTTTTTGAACGTTTGTTACATGCTAAGCAAGTGAAATTGCTTAAGAATTTGCTGAAGCGTGATAAGTCAGAAGGTGGCGGTGGCTCTAAAACCTTCCTGAGAAGTTTGTTTCATTTATAA
- a CDS encoding aspartate aminotransferase family protein, whose protein sequence is MKLFDVYPINDITITKAQGSYVWDNDGVQYLDMYGGHAVISIGHTHPHWVKRIEDQLAQIAFYSNSIRIPIQQQLADKLGQLSGKTDYQLFLCNSGAEANENALKLASFHTGRKKVIAFSKAFHGRTSLAVAVTDNKNYVAPVNETDNVIFLPFNDQVALKACFEANGKEIAAVIIEGIQGVGGINVADDDFLRLIRSLCDQYGAVYIADSVQCGYGRSGLFFAHDYAGVNADIYTMAKGMGNGFPVAGILIAPHIQPKHFMLGTTFGGNHLACAAALAVLEVMEQENLIEMAKQRGMYLMNKLKAIDGLQHVRGRGLMIGFDVPEQLKDLKKQLLFSHKVFTGEAKPNVIRLLPSLALSRKQADEFLEALHDSINDLTQA, encoded by the coding sequence ATGAAACTTTTCGACGTTTATCCCATCAATGATATTACCATCACCAAGGCACAGGGCAGTTATGTTTGGGACAATGATGGTGTGCAATACCTCGATATGTATGGTGGCCATGCGGTTATCAGCATTGGTCATACTCACCCACATTGGGTAAAGCGCATTGAAGATCAGTTAGCGCAGATCGCTTTCTATTCTAATTCTATCCGTATTCCTATTCAGCAGCAACTAGCTGATAAGCTGGGACAGCTGAGTGGTAAAACCGATTATCAACTCTTTCTCTGCAACAGTGGCGCAGAAGCCAATGAGAATGCCTTAAAGCTGGCGTCATTTCATACAGGAAGAAAGAAAGTAATTGCTTTCAGCAAAGCTTTTCATGGCAGAACTTCTTTGGCTGTTGCAGTAACTGACAATAAAAATTATGTAGCACCGGTTAACGAAACTGATAATGTGATTTTTCTGCCATTCAATGACCAAGTTGCATTGAAAGCTTGCTTTGAAGCCAATGGAAAAGAAATTGCCGCAGTCATTATTGAAGGTATACAAGGTGTAGGCGGTATCAATGTTGCGGATGATGATTTTCTGCGCTTGATTCGCTCACTGTGCGATCAGTACGGCGCAGTCTATATCGCAGACAGTGTGCAGTGTGGTTATGGCAGAAGCGGTCTATTCTTCGCACACGATTATGCAGGTGTCAACGCAGACATCTATACCATGGCCAAGGGTATGGGTAATGGATTTCCTGTTGCAGGCATCCTTATTGCGCCACATATCCAGCCTAAGCATTTCATGTTGGGTACTACTTTTGGAGGCAATCATCTGGCATGTGCTGCAGCATTAGCGGTATTGGAAGTGATGGAACAAGAGAATCTGATTGAGATGGCCAAACAGCGTGGCATGTACCTGATGAATAAACTAAAAGCGATTGATGGCTTACAGCATGTACGTGGCCGCGGTCTCATGATTGGTTTTGATGTACCAGAACAGTTAAAAGACTTGAAAAAGCAGTTGCTCTTCTCACATAAAGTATTTACAGGTGAAGCTAAACCTAATGTGATACGCTTATTGCCCTCACTGGCATTGAGCAGAAAGCAAGCGGATGAGTTCTTAGAGGCCTTGCATGATTCCATCAACGACTTAACCCAAGCATAG
- a CDS encoding argininosuccinate synthase, with the protein MSKKVVLGFSGGLDTSYCVKYLSEEKGYEVHSIIVNTGGFSAAELEEIEKHAYKLGVKTHVAIDAVQGYYDSIIKYLIYGNVLKNNTYPLSVSAERLSQALHIAEHAKKLNADAVAHGSTGAGNDQVRFDMVFHIMIPGVEIITPIRDLKLSREEEIAYLQSKGVEMNFAKAAYSINKGLWGTSVGGRETLNSKGMLPETAWPTQLTATADAEVVLHFQKGELVAVNDECFDHPSKAIQYLQTIAGTYAIGRDIHVGDTIIGIKGRVGFEAAAPMVILKAHHALEKHVLTKWQLQWKDQLASFYGNWLHEGQIQDPVMRDIEAFLESSQQQVTGKVFVQLMPYRFQIIGIESKFDLMSSKFGKYGEMNNGWSGDDVRGFSKIFGNQTAIYHQVKSAAND; encoded by the coding sequence ATGAGCAAGAAAGTTGTTTTGGGTTTCAGTGGCGGACTGGATACCTCTTACTGCGTGAAATACCTGTCTGAAGAGAAGGGCTATGAAGTGCATAGCATCATTGTAAATACTGGTGGTTTTTCTGCTGCTGAACTGGAAGAAATTGAAAAGCATGCGTATAAGCTGGGTGTAAAAACCCATGTGGCGATTGATGCAGTACAAGGTTATTACGATAGCATTATTAAATACCTCATTTACGGAAACGTACTAAAGAATAATACATATCCGCTAAGTGTAAGTGCTGAGCGTTTGAGTCAGGCCCTGCATATTGCGGAACATGCAAAAAAGCTGAATGCAGATGCAGTAGCTCATGGCAGTACCGGTGCCGGTAATGATCAGGTGCGTTTTGATATGGTGTTTCATATCATGATTCCCGGCGTTGAGATTATTACACCCATTCGAGATCTGAAATTGAGTCGCGAAGAAGAGATTGCTTACCTGCAATCAAAAGGTGTGGAGATGAATTTTGCAAAAGCTGCTTACTCTATTAATAAAGGCCTTTGGGGTACCAGTGTGGGCGGTAGAGAAACATTGAACAGCAAAGGCATGTTACCTGAAACTGCCTGGCCTACACAGCTTACTGCTACAGCAGATGCGGAAGTAGTGCTGCATTTTCAAAAAGGAGAATTGGTAGCTGTGAATGACGAATGTTTTGATCACCCTAGCAAAGCCATTCAATATTTGCAAACCATTGCTGGTACTTATGCGATCGGTAGAGATATCCATGTAGGCGATACGATTATTGGCATCAAAGGTCGCGTTGGTTTTGAAGCCGCAGCGCCCATGGTGATTCTGAAAGCACACCATGCACTTGAAAAACATGTGTTAACCAAGTGGCAATTGCAATGGAAAGACCAGTTGGCTTCATTTTATGGTAATTGGTTGCACGAAGGTCAGATACAGGATCCTGTGATGCGTGACATTGAAGCTTTCTTGGAAAGTTCTCAGCAGCAGGTTACTGGAAAAGTGTTTGTACAGTTGATGCCTTACCGCTTCCAGATCATTGGTATTGAAAGCAAATTTGATTTGATGAGCAGCAAGTTTGGAAAGTACGGTGAGATGAATAACGGTTGGAGTGGCGATGATGTGAGAGGCTTCAGCAAAATCTTCGGTAATCAAACAGCAATCTATCATCAGGTAAAATCTGCAGCTAATGATTAA
- a CDS encoding SNF2 helicase associated domain-containing protein produces the protein MALPYLIKHIYNSGTDEVIRRGKKIHALGNVELTDYDDLMSAATMRVKDDSYSTYYKVYITQFRDPKTVSLRCTCPYNLGEICRHKAGALFALQEMIDKNLLGDRDTVYDQKHTVVKMKHIDLKMIRMITSQDVYAAAEEYLRSNKANILFAKDETVKAELDWEGNTYTLVLHKNEERNFDTSCNCASDDKHPLCVHKTILFLQLVNAHGANYFDSIRNWDKEKNKLLALYGYSLDDDLTGKFDFTYTDGKPFLRVLDTSIKRVGQIANASDFKNRPEPAVTPVLTETQEEEIERTQLKLGIVFATNEHQYPYVQIEAVQGEPNDSLQAYAGKTEKIDLAKFVNTEVFDENDKGLIQQLRKLMPNEVSRYLNRNSPFSGIWENIIQQHDDELPEETRHLIVEYLFPKYKKLFTELADSGFVFYLPEKKPFTTANLKQATVAAAAIAPEFQVSATKEGYQIRCFVKLPLATPALEENESTASLLFKWQHQFYLWQRVEDVMVTEKFLPSGKITVAKEDWPKYLREVVLPLTKEYHVQFANVQKEELKDVKPEVKVLLKEKGEYLIFQPIYTYRGYEVRSTDKERIVIPEMDKLLIIQRNIPAEKMAMEKIASLHSSFVQINDSDALALKGTDVLKNNWFFLFVDAVKDMNLPVYGFEALKHFRFNTAKPSTKIYISSHTDWFDAKVEIHFGEQKVTVADVKKALANKQQYVQLDDGTLGILPEEWIRKYSLLFKVGEGKASHLKLSKYQFSVIEELYQQRDEEELFFKLEEKYEKLKEFHEIKSIPAPQHLEPILRPYQISGFQWLNYLREVEWGGILADDMGLGKTVQALAFLHHLKQQNKTLKALVVCPTTLMFNWSNEIRKFTPELRFYVHHGGARTKEDLHQNEVDVIITTYGTLRSDIKHFLEMDFDYVVLDESQAIKNPSSKVAKAACLLKAKNRLCLSGTPLQNNTFDIFAQMNFLNPGMLGSMEFFKQEFAVPIDKFGEKEQKEHLRKLLYPFILRRTKEQVAQDLPEKQEMILFCEMAEEQRKIYDAYRNDYRDRIMGVVEDQGIQKSQLTILQGLMKLRQICDSPAIMREQDGEKYPNVSVKLEELGREITENISNHKALVFSQFLGMLALIREKMKELGVDYEYFDGSTTAADREKAIKRFQEEDNCRVFLISLKAGGVGLNLTAADYVYIVDPWWNPAVEQQAIDRTHRIGQTKNIFAYRMICTDTVEDKILKLQERKRALAKDLITDDEGFVKSLTKEDVEYLFS, from the coding sequence ATGGCACTACCTTACCTGATCAAACATATATACAACAGTGGAACCGATGAAGTCATCCGCAGAGGGAAAAAGATTCACGCGCTGGGCAATGTGGAATTAACAGATTACGATGATTTGATGAGCGCAGCTACCATGCGCGTGAAAGACGATAGTTACAGCACGTATTACAAAGTATACATCACCCAGTTCCGCGATCCAAAAACAGTTTCACTTCGTTGTACTTGTCCGTATAACCTGGGCGAAATTTGTCGCCACAAAGCAGGCGCATTATTTGCACTGCAGGAGATGATTGATAAGAATCTGCTGGGTGATCGTGACACAGTTTACGATCAAAAGCATACTGTTGTAAAGATGAAGCATATTGACCTGAAGATGATCCGTATGATCACTAGTCAGGATGTCTATGCTGCAGCAGAAGAATATTTACGTAGCAATAAAGCCAATATTCTTTTCGCAAAAGATGAAACAGTAAAAGCGGAATTGGATTGGGAAGGCAATACCTACACACTTGTTTTACATAAAAACGAAGAGCGCAATTTTGATACCAGTTGTAATTGTGCCAGTGATGATAAGCATCCCTTATGTGTACATAAAACCATTTTGTTTTTGCAATTGGTGAATGCACATGGTGCCAATTACTTCGATTCTATCCGTAACTGGGATAAGGAGAAGAATAAACTGCTGGCCCTCTACGGTTATTCACTAGATGATGATCTCACCGGAAAATTTGACTTTACCTATACTGATGGAAAGCCATTCCTGCGTGTGTTGGATACCAGTATTAAGCGGGTGGGACAAATTGCCAATGCTTCAGACTTCAAGAACAGACCAGAGCCAGCTGTAACGCCGGTGCTTACAGAAACACAGGAGGAAGAGATAGAAAGAACCCAGTTGAAATTGGGTATTGTCTTCGCAACCAATGAGCATCAATATCCTTATGTTCAGATAGAGGCAGTACAAGGTGAGCCTAATGATAGCTTGCAGGCTTACGCAGGCAAGACCGAAAAGATAGACTTGGCGAAGTTTGTGAATACCGAAGTGTTTGATGAAAATGATAAGGGACTGATTCAGCAGTTACGCAAACTCATGCCTAATGAAGTGAGTCGTTACCTGAACAGGAATTCCCCCTTCAGTGGTATCTGGGAAAATATTATTCAACAGCACGATGATGAGTTGCCGGAAGAAACACGTCACCTGATTGTTGAATACCTCTTCCCCAAGTACAAGAAATTGTTTACTGAACTGGCTGATAGTGGCTTTGTATTCTATCTGCCGGAGAAAAAACCATTCACTACTGCCAATCTAAAGCAAGCTACTGTTGCTGCAGCAGCTATTGCGCCAGAGTTTCAGGTGAGTGCTACTAAAGAAGGCTATCAGATTCGATGCTTTGTGAAGTTGCCATTGGCTACACCGGCTTTGGAAGAAAATGAAAGCACTGCTTCGCTTTTGTTCAAATGGCAGCATCAATTTTATCTGTGGCAACGCGTAGAAGACGTAATGGTGACAGAAAAATTCCTGCCTTCAGGGAAAATTACCGTTGCCAAAGAGGACTGGCCTAAATACTTGCGCGAAGTAGTATTGCCATTAACCAAGGAGTACCATGTGCAGTTTGCCAATGTGCAGAAAGAAGAACTCAAGGATGTAAAACCTGAAGTGAAGGTTTTGCTGAAAGAAAAAGGTGAGTACCTCATCTTCCAACCCATCTATACTTATCGCGGATATGAAGTGCGCAGTACAGATAAGGAGCGCATTGTAATTCCTGAGATGGATAAGCTGCTGATCATTCAGCGCAATATTCCAGCAGAGAAAATGGCGATGGAGAAGATTGCCTCGCTGCATTCTTCTTTTGTACAAATCAATGATTCGGATGCATTGGCTTTGAAAGGAACCGATGTATTAAAGAATAACTGGTTCTTTCTTTTTGTAGATGCGGTAAAGGACATGAACCTGCCGGTATATGGTTTTGAAGCGTTGAAACATTTCCGTTTTAACACAGCCAAACCTTCTACCAAGATTTATATCAGCAGTCATACCGATTGGTTCGATGCCAAAGTGGAAATTCATTTCGGCGAACAGAAAGTAACGGTGGCTGATGTAAAGAAAGCATTAGCCAATAAGCAACAATATGTGCAGCTGGATGATGGCACACTCGGTATTTTACCGGAAGAGTGGATTCGCAAATACTCTTTACTCTTTAAAGTGGGTGAGGGTAAAGCATCTCACTTGAAACTGAGTAAGTATCAGTTCAGTGTTATTGAAGAATTGTATCAGCAGCGTGATGAAGAAGAATTGTTCTTTAAGCTGGAGGAGAAATACGAGAAGCTGAAAGAATTTCATGAGATTAAATCAATTCCAGCTCCTCAACACCTCGAACCTATTCTTCGACCTTACCAGATTAGTGGTTTTCAATGGTTGAATTACTTACGCGAAGTAGAATGGGGCGGTATTCTGGCTGATGATATGGGTTTGGGTAAAACCGTTCAGGCCCTTGCTTTTTTACATCATTTAAAGCAGCAAAACAAAACGCTGAAAGCATTGGTTGTTTGCCCCACAACACTGATGTTCAACTGGAGTAATGAAATTCGAAAATTCACGCCAGAGCTGCGCTTCTATGTGCATCATGGAGGTGCAAGAACCAAGGAAGACCTGCATCAAAATGAAGTGGATGTGATCATCACCACTTACGGCACACTGCGTAGTGATATCAAACATTTTCTGGAAATGGATTTTGATTATGTAGTGCTGGATGAAAGTCAGGCCATCAAAAATCCATCCAGTAAAGTAGCAAAAGCGGCCTGCTTATTAAAAGCAAAGAACCGTTTGTGCTTAAGTGGTACGCCATTACAGAATAATACCTTCGACATTTTTGCCCAGATGAATTTCCTTAACCCGGGTATGCTGGGTTCAATGGAATTCTTCAAGCAAGAATTTGCTGTACCTATTGATAAGTTTGGCGAGAAGGAACAGAAAGAACATTTGCGTAAACTCTTGTATCCATTCATTCTCAGAAGAACAAAAGAGCAAGTAGCGCAGGATTTACCTGAGAAGCAAGAAATGATTTTATTCTGCGAAATGGCGGAAGAACAGCGCAAGATTTATGATGCGTACAGAAATGATTATCGTGATCGCATCATGGGTGTGGTGGAAGATCAGGGAATACAGAAATCACAACTGACCATCTTGCAAGGCTTGATGAAGCTGAGACAGATATGCGACAGCCCTGCCATTATGCGTGAACAGGACGGTGAAAAATATCCCAATGTCTCTGTGAAATTGGAAGAATTGGGTCGTGAAATCACTGAGAATATCAGTAACCACAAAGCACTGGTGTTTTCTCAGTTCCTAGGTATGCTGGCATTGATTCGTGAGAAAATGAAAGAGCTGGGTGTTGACTATGAATATTTTGATGGTAGTACCACGGCTGCCGATAGAGAGAAAGCTATTAAACGTTTTCAGGAAGAAGATAATTGTCGGGTATTCCTCATCTCACTCAAAGCTGGTGGTGTGGGTTTGAACTTAACTGCGGCCGACTATGTATACATCGTTGATCCTTGGTGGAATCCGGCTGTAGAACAGCAGGCTATTGACAGAACCCATCGTATAGGTCAGACTAAAAACATCTTCGCCTACAGAATGATTTGTACGGATACAGTGGAGGATAAAATTCTGAAACTGCAGGAGCGTAAGCGCGCTTTGGCCAAAGACCTGATTACGGATGATGAAGGATTTGTGAAGAGCCTGACTAAAGAGGATGTTGAGTATCTGTTTAGCTAA
- a CDS encoding N-acetyl-gamma-glutamyl-phosphate reductase, producing MIKAGIIGGAGYTGGELIRILLGHPEVEIAFVHSRSNAGKPLHTVHADLIGETDLLFADSISQGIDVLFLCLGHGESKKFLTENTIDARIRVIDLANDFRLAENAQLGERQFVYGLPELNREAIRAAKNIANPGCFATAIQLGLLPLAQAGLLKEAYVTGITGSTGAGQSLSATSHFSWRTNNIQAYKTLTHQHLGEIVQSLQQLSTQPLVEAPVHFVPWRGDFARGIFASATVDTGESLKNLYQLYRDYYQSHPFTVVTDQAVFLKQALNTNKCVIQLEKSGNKLVVHSVIDNLIKGASGQAVQNMNLLFGLEETTGLHLKSIGF from the coding sequence ATGATTAAAGCAGGTATCATCGGTGGAGCCGGATATACCGGCGGTGAACTCATCAGAATTCTGTTGGGTCATCCGGAAGTGGAGATTGCTTTTGTACACAGCAGAAGCAATGCAGGTAAGCCCTTACATACAGTACATGCCGACTTAATTGGCGAAACGGACTTACTTTTTGCAGATTCAATCAGTCAGGGTATTGATGTGTTATTTCTTTGTCTTGGTCATGGTGAATCGAAAAAGTTTCTTACAGAAAATACTATTGATGCGCGTATTCGTGTGATTGATCTGGCCAACGATTTTCGTTTAGCCGAAAATGCACAGTTGGGCGAGCGACAATTTGTGTACGGACTTCCTGAATTGAACAGAGAGGCTATTCGGGCAGCAAAAAATATTGCCAACCCGGGTTGTTTTGCAACAGCCATTCAGTTGGGCTTATTACCATTGGCACAAGCAGGCTTACTTAAGGAAGCTTATGTAACAGGTATTACAGGTTCTACAGGTGCGGGACAATCACTCAGTGCCACTAGTCATTTTAGCTGGCGTACCAACAATATTCAAGCATACAAAACCTTGACGCATCAGCACCTGGGGGAGATTGTGCAAAGCTTACAGCAATTATCCACGCAGCCACTTGTGGAAGCACCTGTGCACTTTGTGCCCTGGCGTGGTGATTTTGCTAGAGGAATTTTCGCCAGTGCTACAGTAGATACAGGGGAATCGCTGAAAAACTTGTATCAGTTGTATCGCGACTATTATCAGTCGCATCCATTCACAGTAGTTACAGATCAGGCAGTTTTCCTGAAGCAGGCTTTGAACACCAACAAGTGTGTGATTCAATTAGAAAAATCAGGCAATAAGCTGGTCGTACATTCCGTGATTGATAACCTCATCAAAGGCGCGTCGGGCCAGGCAGTACAAAACATGAACCTGCTCTTTGGTTTGGAAGAAACAACAGGTTTGCACTTAAAATCAATTGGCTTTTAA